DNA sequence from the Excalfactoria chinensis isolate bCotChi1 chromosome 7, bCotChi1.hap2, whole genome shotgun sequence genome:
AACCCTGATAGGTTTGTGGCAAACTAACATGGTAAAAACGTGAACTGTTTAACATAGTAGGACATGATCTCACGTTCTGAGTTTAACAAAATATCCTGAAACCAGATACTTATGCAAATGATAAGCTTTTCTTGTCTCCATTACATCTCAAGCAATTCATGAAGAACTTTTTAAAGTTCctgtcagagaagaaaaaaacatagaCAGTGTGAAGcaatttctgtgaaaaaaaaagtgaataataACATTTTGCAATGGGAATTCTGACAGGGCATCAGTAGAATATTTGTCTTAACAAGTCTTCAGTGAAGAGAAGCAGTTGAGATTATTTAAATGTGAATAACTAACACAAAATGACAAAGAAGCTTAGATGAGAAACCCGGTTATTTAACTTAATTGCATTATAGTACTGCAGTCCAGTGTTCAGTGTAAATTAATGTCCTTGTCTATGCTAAGTTCACAGATGTTGTGAGACCAGCTGATTCCTCAGTTAAGGCTGAAGCTTAACTCTGCAAAGCACTTAGTCCTTTCCACTGTCCTGACTCTTTGCTATGGAAGCACATGTATAGTGAAAAGTTTTCCTCTGACCTGGGACTTAATGTTACCCTCAGGAGCAAAGAGAAGAGTACTACGACATAAGCATGtgcattaaaagaaagatttatctTACACTGAGATCTTGGACATGGCAATTGCAAAGCACATGCTGTTGTACTTAGCCTGAGGCACATCCTTCTTGAAAGACATTCTGCATCTCAACATCAAAGGAAGGGCTCTTCTTTGACCCACCCTCTTGCCCTGACCCTAGGCCAGGTATCAGGTTCCAATTAAAGTGAAAAGATGGTAGAAAAAGAGTTTGAAAGATGAAGTCAGAGTGGCAAGATTTCAGACCGCACAGGCAAGCATCAGTAACTAGGTTAGCCAGGTCTTTTGGCTGTAGACCATAAAGCCTATATGGTGTACAGGGAAGGTGAGCAGAAATCCAGAGTCTTCATCAGCTGAAGGGTAGTTagaagaggagcagagcagagaggaaaggcTTCCCTGACCATTCTTGTAGATCTTGTGGATTTTAGGTGGGGAACTCATTTGGTTACTAAGACCTTGGAATCATGCCATAACTTAGAAGGAAAGGAACAGTGAAGGAGAATGCTTATTTGGAACATCATTTTGCTACACCATTGATCTGGTATCTACTCAATATTAACTCAAGATCCAAACTCAAGATCTGATTAGCAAGAAGGGAGGACACAGTAGGAAGGTGATCTCTATCCATTGAAAGGGGAATACTCTGGGGTCACCTCAGGCTGCTCTGAAGAGACAGAGAACTTCAAGAAACTCTACAGGGAGACATACTGTGTCTTACTTAGAAGAGCAGACATTGTAACATGAGGGCTTCCCATCTCTCTAGCTGTATAGAATTCTGGAATAtcctaagttggaagggacccataatgATCATGGACCCAACTCCTGGTTTCACACAGAGCCACCCAAAAGACCTGGccatatgtctgagagcactgcccAAACACTTGAGCTTTGgcaagctctgtgctgtgatCACTACCCTGGGGATCCTGGTTCAGTGCTCAGCTGCATGGTGATTATATGGGATAGTAAGCACAGAGTTTTACATGGAAATCCTTTCCAAATGTTTACTGGTTAATTGTACCATCAATTTGCAGCCTCAATCAATTATCTAGTGGTTATATTATGAACGATGAGGCTCAAGTGCATCATTTATTTAACTGCATACAAAGCCCAAGCCAAAGAGATACATAGGATAGGTAATATGGTTACTACTCTGGATTTGAAAATGTCAGGCACAACCTGATAACTTCATGTCATTAATCTCTTTGATATTCTGTTAGGTAATATTCCAATAGCATTTATTTAATACTAACTTTATTGATAAAAGTTATTTAAGCTAATATAAGCAGTAATAAAATACAGGCCTGACTCATTACTTGGGTGcactttttccattttcccagaGTCAcgtttttttatttattatcagtTCTATTTTCAATGCTGGTTTTTAAATACTAAGTGGAATCAAAGTGGCTATGaatttgtcattaaaaaattgttttatcACCTAAACATGGAAGCAGTCTATTTATATAATTAAGTATATCTGTGATTTTTGAGATCAAATACTTATCCTGTATCTTTGGACTGAGCAGGCTCATGCTCAAGAACTAATGCTATCAGTTTTCCTAGGTCACAGTCCAGAAGCTGGTCTTCATTAATGTGCAAATGATGAAGCATCCTCCAGAAGAGCTTCTCAAagtagaggagaaaaaaaagaatgatgaCCTTCAGAGtaacttatttttaagaaattctTTAGGCAATGATCCGTGGATGTAACAGGCTGTCAAATAAAAAAAGTACAAGgattttaagactttttttttaagatacgGCTTTTAAAAGGCCTCTGGGTGAAAACTATTTCACCGAGATTTGGTATGGAGCAAGTTCTCTAAGCAAAGATAGCAATAATCAAAgcttctgcagtgtttttcatcTGTTGATCTCAGTATACTTGGGCAGTAAAGCCTCCAGGTAGAGAAAGTGTTGTATAGAGGTGGAAGTCATTAGCTATAATCCTAgatagatcttttttttttttttttcttagaagtaCAGAAAAAGTCGGGTTATGATTCAAGTCATATTGTTAATATGAAAAGATGAAGCCATTGCAGTCGTAATCAGAATTTTGAAGGGGACAGGAGTTTTAAACATCAAAAGCACTAATGTTAAAGGAAGTAAAGATAttggagggggagggaagtCCTCCATAAACAAGCTAGCTTGCACTGATTCACTATGTCACACTAGGCAGAAATAATTCTTTGTGTGTTGTCCTAATAGGAAATAACTGATGACTGCTAGAATTTTAAATGCTATGATTTGTAAGCATGCTGCACTAATGGGCCTGAACTGCTCTATTGGATGATTGCCTCTCCTCCCCCAATTCTCAAAGCAGAATGGGTCGAAGTTTCAGattgaatatatattttccacCTGCTGAatagttgtttttgttcatgCTGCTTGAGGTTACCTATGCACGTACTGATGACACCCACTATTTCCTTTCTcgtaaaaccaaaacaaagcttCATTACTTTCAGGCACAGCATCTAGGATCACAGCTATATAAATGCACACTGACTCTGTGTGGGTTCAAACATTTCGAAGATTCAGTATCCTGAAAGGCGTTACCTTTTTTCCAGTCCTGAGAGTTCCAGTTTGTCTTAAAGTCTGAAGGCATCAGATActttcagctcctccagcacctgTCCCAGTGCAGGAATGCTCTCAGCATGGGTCACCGTGAGCTTTCTCTGCGCAGCCACTGCCACTGCCAAAGGTGGGTAGATGATGGAGGCTGGGGGTGTTTACAATTCCTTTTTCACACTTATGCAGGGCAGGGACTGGGTACAAGAGGAGATGACATGGAATCTCCCCATAGGGCAGCCTGGGAACGAGGTCTGGGGCTTTGAGAGGTGTCTGGAAAACCAGATACAGACTTCAGAGATAAGGCATCTGTAGAGAGACTGAGCAGGACTCAGAGCAGTTtatgaaggaagaaatattttgacaaaCCAGGCCTTGTGAGTGAAGTTGGCAGCTGACAAAGTGGAGGTAGATATTTGACGGAATGGAGAGATTTTACTCATTTCCTTCCCATtcctgttttaataaaaaactgaataaaaaataCTGAGCCCTCACAGCTTATTTAAGCAAAAATGCATTCccattgtgttgagggacagAGTACAGCAGTTGTAGAAAACAGCCTGTGGAGACATACATGGTGTACCAGTCTCCCCTTAAGATTTGTGGAGATTTTTTGCAGTAAGTTTATTAGGTTTTGCTGTGTGTTGCTATACTGTAGCTTAGAATATACAACGTTGCTATCCAGTAACTTGGGAATAGCTGGAGTAAAAAGATcaggaataaaaaaatgcagagtttCTATTCAGTATTACTGTCACCCTAAGGATTCTGTTCTATGTTTTGAACAGGATGTCAATCCATTGCTTTCTAAATGGCAATATGTTTATTTCTGCCAGGTAGAAATTATGGTTTTAAATTCATAGTTTTAAATTACAAAGTTCATCTTTAGCATCTGAAgcctatttatttgttttcttttgtacatCTAAACGTGTGCATTCAGAAGGAAACTGAAACTCACAGGTCACTGCTGCAGTAAGTGGTCAAGTTACTCACTATTTGGGAACAAACAATTGCAGAGATTTCTAATATCACTTATAATAATGAAAGCATGtcagtatttttcagtatatTAATGCAGTCTTTTTATTAACTGTGGTCTTGAAGGgttgtttgctctttttttttaaaggatataGGAGCATTTCTAGGAGTTTTCCATGGATGACAGGAGGTGGTAGGACTCCCTTCTTATAGAACAGGTTTCAAGTAAAGTATTATATAACTGCAGATCACTTCTTGACTGTTCATTTACCATGATGCTCTTTGCTTCCTTACAGTAATGGAAGTGACTCAGCCAGCAATAGTACTGGCCAACAGGCAAGGAGTTGCCAGCTTGGTGTGTAACTACAAGCACATTGGGAATGCAAAGGAAATTCGAGTGACTTTGCTCAAACAGACAGGTGACAAGTTTACTGAAATCTGTGCTTCAACCTACACAATGGAATTTAAAATGTTCAGTGTGGAAGATGTTATTCAGTGCCATGTCAGCCCAAGCCGAAACAACGTGACCCTTACCCTCACAGGCCTGCAAGCTAATGATACTGGTCTTTATGTCTGCAAGATGGAGCGGATGTACCCTCCACCGTACTTCATGAACAAGGGAAATGGGACGCAACTCTATGTCATTGGTAAGCcaagcagctttccagtactCTGATATTCCCAGCTTACAAATGCTGCTGTATGTCTCAGATCTTCAGAGTGCTGTCTGTAGGAAGCGAGGCTGAACACTGATTCAGGCATGAGAATCATGCTTTTATTCCATCAGTGTCTCCCTGTACACACTTAACACAGGTGTATTCATAGACATGCCATGTATTTAGCAGCTTATGGATGACAGCATTTGCAATATCATATAGCATACACGTTGTGTCCTGGAAGTTAGGAATGTCAGTgcaaaaacaacacagagtGAAGTGTCTGTTCTTCTGTACATGAAACCTATTTTCACTGGAGTTTGAGTGGGCAGGATATTATCCTGAGGTAGTAAATGGTAGAGAAAAGCAGTGTGGATGTTAATGTTTGTCTCCAGGGACTTCTTTATGATGCTTATACGTGATATGAGTTGTGTAATATGATATGTTTTAGATCCAGAACCTTGTCCAGACACTGCCATGTATCTCTGGGTATTAGGATCTACTGCCTCAGGATTCTTTCTTTACAGCATCATCATCTCAGCCATTGTCGTGGGCAAAGTGGTAAGTCCCATCAACTCACCCTGTCCTGATAATAATACCCTCTATGTGCCAAGAACAAGGAGAAAGGAATGAGAACAGGAGAGAATGTTTGGAACAAATGCACTGGGGTGCTCTGGTGCCATTTTACTAGGGCAGTGCAGTACTGATGCAATAATACAAAAGAACTTGTTTATGGCTCTGTTGTGATTCCAGAGTAGCAGAAAACAGTCAACTTATGTCAGTTGAACTGATTCTTGGCTTAGGTTTGGGGACTCAGAACAGACTAGAGTCTTGGATACTTCTAGTATCAAAGGCAACAGTCTTCAGGTGTACTCTGATTTCACATGGCAGATTCACACAAAATCCCAGGGTTTGATTTTTTACTTTCCTCACTGTGTATCTTCATGCAAATCAAATGTAAAGAAGCTCCCCCCTGTGACAGAAGGGAATTGTAACTTATAGCATATTTAACTTCACAGCTAGAAACTTCTGCATAAGACAAAGGCATAAGAAACGTAAATCTGTCTGCTTCTTTCAATGGGAGTATGGATTGTAGAAATAAAAGTGATGTCAAAGCATAAACCAAAATAGTATTCCTGTCCCTTATTTTTCAATCTGCTCTTGTCTCTAGGAGCTAAATGAAAAAGTCTGGTGTAAACAATTAGTTTTGAGCCAACACTGGAAACTTTTTTAATAAGAGTCCCTTCAAAGTGCTAGTTGAATAGCAGGACTCTATCTTTTCTTAAATGGACCCTTTAACTCCTGATTCTCCTTCAAGTACTCTTAATAGATCTTCTGCAAAGAGAGATGACcacttgtttattttccccGCTTCCCACATCTTACAGATCCAGAGAAGACGACGTCTCACTACTGGGGTCTATGTGAAAATGCCTTCTGAAAAGCTAGAGAAAAAGGTGATTCCATTTCACATCACTGTTAACTGAAACAAGGAGATGGAGAGCCTGTTTCCTAGTTGGAATGGAGAATCTGCTAATTGACTTAAGTCAAAGTAATAAAATGTATTGTCTTATTACAAAGGTGTAccataaagagagaaaatattctttgtaaCTTCTATTGTTTGGAGGAGAATAAATAGTTTATGCATTAATATTTCACGGTTAACCCTGTCACATATAAATGGCTATGTTAGGCCATTGATTTTTTGAGTTGTATTGTACCAATATGTAGtctctatatatacatatatatgtatagcaTTAAGAGATATTGCTGTTGCAGCTGAACAACTTATTGTCACACTGTGCCATGTCTACTGATTCACTGAAATCCAAACACTATTACCACAGAGGCTTTTGTATCATTGCAAAGTTAATCCTACAGGTCTAAGGGGAAGAGGCAGAAGGGCACACTAATGCACAAAGGAATTTTGTCTTGTTTCCATGCTTTGCTATTTATTGGTTCAATTTCCTGCATTAGTGCTCTGTGCTTCCATAAAGGCATCACTGTAGGCTGGCACTGATGATACTGCTGCTCTAAAAGCCTgatctcagcctttctttggcACTATGtctcagcagtgctgtactGGAATTAACATCGATGATAtctgaggcagtgctgacaGCGCAGTTGGAGAGAAAGGCTGCCCAGCAGGAGACCTCTGGGGCTGTTGCTGGGAGGATgttccagctctgctggagcCTTGAGTTTTACAAATGCTAAATTAGCATCTATCCAAGAGGTGGAAATATGTCATGTGTTTAATTGAGtctattttccatgaaaatacaGACGGTGTATAATCTTGTTTATTAGTTACGTATCATTCAATAAAAATCTTGAAGCTTTGCCCAAATTCAAGTTCATTTCTTATTTGCTATTCTCAGAAGCAACAGGAAGTGGCTACATGTTAGAAAGCAGTGATGACAAGATGAACCTTTCCCCTCTGACCCAATGTTTTGCCCTTCTGAGGAAGCTTGTGAGCTCATGGCAGCATTTAACTTTCTCAGCTCTCCTCCTCAGATGTCACCATTAAAATCTGACAGGTCTTCAATTTGTCTAGTTAGAGCTGATATGTTGTGGTTGAGAGATGCTACTAAACACATTTACACTTCCAGCAAAGTTACTTACTTGCAGAAGGTAACTGTGTCAACTTTGGTAGCATCTCCTGTACCTGTTCAGACAAAAACCTAGTTCTAGTTTcaaatcctgttttctttgcacCTCTTCAATGCTCACTAAATTTTAcccaaaaaaaacacaaggttTATGGAGCTTAAAAACCATGTGAGTCTCCTCACATATTACCTACTATTTTAACTCTTTGCCATAAAATTTCACCTTACAGCCCCAAAACATGATAGTTTATATCTCTGTTTAACAGTTGTGAATACATCTTCTTGGCTCCATAACTGTAATCACATCCTCACAGTCCACTGTAGAAGGTTTTTGCAGTGGCAGCATAACACTAAATCTCATTGCTCCTTTGTTtagcttttcccttttttccctttcacctTGCATGAGCTCCCAATGTACAAACAAACATTCACACTCTCAATTTGTCACCAGCTCAGATGTCTGAAGATGCCAACTGCTTTCTCAGTGTTCACCTACAACTGCAGAACATTAAGTAAAAATAGTACCAGGTGACACCACCTTTTCCTGAAGGCATTTATTATTCTGTCATCAGTCTGGGATTTTTCCCCAGTTTTACACTTATCTGGTGTTTTGGGGATTACAAATTGCCAAAGATCACACAGGTGACCACACAACAAAACGAACAAATTTCTGCCTATTCAATTGCAGCCTACTAAGTGTGTTCTGTGACTGGCAAAAAATACATTTGACCCACATATCCACTCACTGGAGCTGTAAAATTTTCCAGTGAATTTACTCTGGTAAAGCAAAAGTTCAGGGcgatgtttttttttttccacaacagGAAGTAGTAGCTCAGATATTCCCTGAATTGTGTATTATTCCTAGTCAGgaactgtttcttcttttttctctcctttgacAATTCCTATACAACCAAATGATTCCTTTTCTTAAGCAATCTAAAAGCACCACAAGTAAATGATTTTCCAAATCTGTCCCTCCTGCATAAAGGGATACTTCAGGCCCCTATCAACCATCTCATGACCCCAACTGGCCATGGACCTGTGTCACCACAGAATTTGTGTACATTCCAATTCACATTCATTACTGACAGGTAAGTCTACCATGGTTGAGCCTTCTGCAGCTAATGGGACTAATCCTTCTCAGTGCAACAGCATTTCTCTAAGACATTCAAACTGTAATGGTCAGTGGATAATTCTGACCTAAAAAAACTACAGGCTGCTAAATTAGCCAAAAGGTTAAGATTATGGGATGCCTGGGTAGAAAAAATTATCTCATTTATAGCAATAGAAGCATTTTGTGCTTCTACCATTTGTAACTCCTTGTAtgatatttattaaatattgtGTTGGAAATGACTTTGTTCAAGTTctctggctgctctgaaaatttatttattctcagtAGCTTTCAACCAAGACTTTTTCCaacattctttcatttttgcattGCTGAATTTTCTCTGGATCTCCTTACTACTGTAGCAGCCTTCCCTGAGCTAAGTGATACTAGGCATGCATTACCATTTTTGTTCTAAGTCAGGTTCTCATTTTGAATATTCTAACAGAGTAATAGGTGCACTTCTATAAGCAGATATAGCATTAAAGACTAAAGTAGGATTTCAGTTCATATTCTATTGACATATTACTCTCATGATTTATATCTGGTACTACAGAGATGAGTGGCGTCTGCAGAGATGTTATTTTTGCCTTTCCATCCCTGTAAGGTCCATACAGCAGCTAGCTCTGAAGGGTACAGTGCTTAGACCTCAGTGAATTTTCATTCCCCTGATGCCCTGTGCTGTCCTTTAGGATCttgagccctgtgctgctctctaACACTTGGGAGAGTGTCTTGCTTATGCAAATCATATGTACAGCAGTACCAACATAAAGAGTGCATGTATACTCAGTCACTGAACGTCCCAGACATACTAACTCTGGGAAGAATATGAAAAGAAGAGGCCAAAGGATTTGGTTTCAGAAGAATTTGCAGCTCATTAGAacagagattttaaaaacataaccaAATATCTTACCTGGACAGACAAGTAATGAGACCGTGTTTCTTGGTGAGGTTAAGGAAGAGTTTCTTCTGATGTCCACTTTGCCCAGACAGGAGAAAGATCAACCTgtttgagaaacagaaacagtgaGTTTCCAGCTGCATCTGTGTGGACATTCACATGTACACTTGTTTGCATCAAAGAAAATggcatatatacacacactgatCTTCTACTTCcattttcatctgatttttatATGAGCTATTTTTCTCCCTGCCATTTTCAATTATAAGCATCCTAGTTGATGAATCAAGCATGTGACAAGAGCTTCCCACTTGGCTATTCTATGAGTAGGCAATGAGTCTTCTATCGCTTTAGCATTAGAGATTTTCCTGTGAAATTTCCACTCTGTGGATGAGTATGTGAATCTGAAATTATTACCTTGTTAGGCCTCGAGATCAATTGGGAAAACTCAGTTATCCTGTTTTCCACAGATTtgtaacaaataaaaataaaaatcaaggatCTTTGGTCCCTCTAGCTCAGGCTACGCCTGTTCCTATCCTTACATTCTGAACTTTGCTGAGGATGCACCCGGACCtaattcttgtttgttttttcaataaCAAACACTTTCACTGACCAAGTAACTTCTAGCTAGCTTAATGCATTTCCTGTCTGAATACCAACTTTAAACTTTGCAGCTTTAAAAAGTATGagtatttgtgtgtgtggagCTCTGGCAAGGTTTGGAGGCAACACTCATTGAAGACTGGCTTCTTCCTTTCACCAGAGAAAAGCTATTAATGAGGAGAGAGCCCtggaaaaaggggggaaaaaaagcaccaatCTGCCCCATGGTGGGAATAATTTGAACCATGACTAAACAGCTCTGCTTCTAAAGGGAGAGACATAAACAGGAATCATATGATGTAGCCAAGAGTTATGTCATGAAATCCAAACCAAAGAAGGCTGGTGTACAGCAGATGGTTTTATGCATTACTAGAAACAATTTATTCTCGACATTTGTAAACAACATGCTTGTTTGAACTCATAAATGGTACTTTGAGACAGTTTCTCTCA
Encoded proteins:
- the CTLA4 gene encoding cytotoxic T-lymphocyte protein 4; amino-acid sequence: MLSAWVTVSFLCAATATAKVMEVTQPAIVLANRQGVASLVCNYKHIGNAKEIRVTLLKQTGDKFTEICASTYTMEFKMFSVEDVIQCHVSPSRNNVTLTLTGLQANDTGLYVCKMERMYPPPYFMNKGNGTQLYVIDPEPCPDTAMYLWVLGSTASGFFLYSIIISAIVVGKVIQRRRRLTTGVYVKMPSEKLEKKVIPFHITVN